A region of Thermovibrio ammonificans HB-1 DNA encodes the following proteins:
- the cas1 gene encoding CRISPR-associated endonuclease Cas1, whose protein sequence is MKRPIVVASYGAEVSKRANRLLVSVNGRNKPVPLGVIELLILFPGVSITSSAIRFLSHHNRPVIFVNGFGKVVSVSLPEHFGSSTVNLRAAQYRLFPEEAFANALIRELLLKKCNQLKEVIPDISEKITEVEEKIPVADTLNTLLGLDGTLGKLMYGYYSQKDLGEFSFKSREYYPPPDPVNAVLSLAFSYFYNLITANVIGSGFDPYMGFFHRRRGTHASLASDVIEIVRPKIANFVFELFETKIFKKEDFEQTIRGITLREDKLKFLLLLLTEFQRKKKVLNTANSFIKKLKEKLV, encoded by the coding sequence TTGAAGCGACCGATAGTTGTTGCTTCCTACGGAGCAGAGGTATCGAAAAGGGCAAATCGTTTGTTGGTAAGTGTAAACGGCAGGAATAAGCCGGTACCTTTAGGTGTTATAGAACTTTTAATCCTTTTTCCAGGGGTATCTATAACCTCTTCTGCAATCCGGTTCCTGTCTCATCATAATAGGCCTGTCATTTTTGTTAACGGATTTGGGAAAGTTGTATCTGTGAGTCTCCCGGAGCATTTTGGAAGCTCTACGGTTAATTTAAGGGCGGCACAATATAGGCTTTTCCCCGAAGAGGCCTTTGCTAATGCTCTAATTAGAGAGCTTCTTTTAAAAAAATGTAATCAGCTTAAAGAGGTTATTCCGGATATATCAGAAAAGATTACAGAGGTTGAGGAAAAAATTCCCGTTGCAGATACGCTAAATACGCTTCTTGGCTTAGACGGCACCTTAGGGAAGTTGATGTATGGCTACTACTCTCAAAAAGATTTGGGGGAGTTTTCTTTTAAGTCTCGAGAGTACTATCCTCCTCCCGACCCGGTAAACGCTGTTTTGAGTTTGGCTTTTTCCTATTTTTACAACCTTATAACTGCCAACGTTATTGGCAGTGGATTCGACCCTTATATGGGCTTCTTTCATAGGAGAAGAGGCACTCACGCTTCGTTGGCATCGGATGTGATAGAAATTGTGCGGCCTAAAATAGCGAATTTCGTCTTTGAGCTTTTTGAAACAAAAATTTTTAAAAAGGAAGATTTTGAGCAAACTATAAGAGGAATTACTCTTAGAGAAGATAAGCTCAAGTTTTTACTGTTACTGTTAACAGAGTTCCAGAGGAAGAAGAAGGTTTTAAATACTGCTAACTCTTTTATTAAAAAGCTGAAGGAGAAGCTTGTTTGA
- the oadA gene encoding sodium-extruding oxaloacetate decarboxylase subunit alpha, producing the protein MGRKIEFTDVSLRDAHQSLFATRMKTKDMVEIAPVIDKAGFWSVEMWGGATFDVCLRFLREDPWERLKVLRKLMPNSRLQMLLRGQNLVGYRHYPDDVVRAFVRKAAENGIDVFRIFDALNDLRNVEVAVETAKEMGKIVEGALSYTISPVHTEDLYIELALEFKEMGADIITIKDMAGLLSPERAYSLVKALKEEVGLPVHVHTHCTSGMAEMAQLKAIEAGADIIDVASSPLASDTSHPAVETMAYTLGEFGYEIGFDKEALKKMAQHFKEVRKKYKKYDIDFKGIDAAVLEHQIPGGMISNLINQLKEQGALDKLEEVLKEVPRVREDFGYPPLVTPTSQIVGTQAVLNVLAGERYKMITQETKNYVKGLYGRPPAPIKEEIIKKVLGDEEPITCRPADLLQPELGKCREEIKDLARSEEDVLSYCLFPKVAREFFEWREKVEKGEIPAISEEDLQDMEEEERKCPQPLAPTEFIVNVHGESYHVKIAGVGHKKEGKKPYFIKIDGRLEEVVVEPLVEVVPTGEEVEIAGELTSASKRPRATKEGDVTSPMPAKVVEIKVKEGDRVQEGDVVAIVEAMKMQNEVHAPISGVVKAIYVKPGDNVNPDEALMTIEPE; encoded by the coding sequence ATGGGAAGGAAGATAGAGTTCACAGATGTAAGCCTAAGGGATGCCCACCAGTCACTCTTTGCCACAAGGATGAAAACAAAAGACATGGTGGAAATCGCCCCCGTAATCGACAAAGCCGGCTTTTGGTCGGTTGAGATGTGGGGCGGAGCAACCTTCGACGTGTGTCTGAGGTTCCTCAGAGAGGACCCGTGGGAGAGGCTCAAAGTTCTAAGGAAGCTTATGCCCAACTCAAGATTACAGATGCTCCTCAGGGGCCAGAACCTTGTAGGCTACCGCCACTATCCAGACGACGTTGTCAGGGCCTTTGTGAGAAAGGCTGCCGAAAACGGCATAGACGTCTTTAGGATATTTGACGCTCTAAACGACCTGAGGAACGTAGAGGTGGCCGTTGAAACCGCCAAAGAGATGGGGAAAATCGTAGAAGGCGCCCTCTCCTACACCATCAGCCCCGTCCATACAGAAGACCTCTACATAGAGCTGGCCCTTGAATTTAAGGAGATGGGAGCCGACATAATCACCATAAAAGACATGGCGGGCTTGCTCTCTCCCGAAAGGGCCTACTCCTTGGTTAAAGCGCTCAAGGAAGAGGTGGGCCTACCGGTTCACGTTCATACCCACTGCACAAGCGGCATGGCCGAAATGGCACAGTTAAAAGCAATAGAGGCCGGAGCCGACATAATAGACGTTGCAAGCTCTCCACTTGCCTCCGACACTTCCCACCCGGCAGTGGAGACAATGGCCTATACCTTAGGTGAGTTCGGATATGAAATCGGGTTCGACAAAGAAGCCCTTAAAAAGATGGCCCAGCACTTTAAAGAGGTAAGAAAGAAATACAAGAAGTACGACATAGACTTCAAAGGCATAGATGCTGCCGTTTTAGAGCACCAGATTCCGGGCGGCATGATTTCCAACCTCATTAACCAGCTAAAAGAACAGGGAGCACTCGATAAGTTGGAAGAGGTTCTGAAAGAGGTTCCGAGGGTTAGAGAGGACTTCGGATACCCGCCCCTTGTTACGCCGACAAGTCAGATAGTAGGTACACAGGCCGTCTTGAACGTTCTTGCAGGCGAGCGCTACAAGATGATTACCCAGGAGACTAAAAACTACGTAAAAGGACTCTACGGAAGACCTCCGGCTCCGATTAAAGAGGAGATTATTAAGAAGGTTCTCGGAGATGAAGAGCCGATAACCTGCAGACCCGCAGACCTTCTTCAGCCGGAGCTGGGAAAGTGTAGGGAAGAGATTAAGGACCTTGCCAGAAGCGAAGAGGACGTTCTCTCCTACTGCCTCTTCCCGAAAGTGGCAAGGGAGTTCTTTGAGTGGCGCGAAAAGGTTGAGAAGGGAGAGATACCGGCCATCTCGGAAGAGGACCTACAGGACATGGAGGAGGAGGAGAGGAAGTGCCCACAACCTCTTGCTCCCACCGAGTTTATCGTTAACGTTCACGGCGAGAGCTACCACGTGAAAATCGCCGGCGTAGGGCATAAGAAGGAGGGTAAAAAGCCTTACTTCATCAAGATAGACGGCAGACTCGAAGAGGTTGTTGTTGAGCCCCTTGTTGAGGTAGTACCAACCGGAGAAGAGGTTGAAATTGCAGGAGAGTTAACATCCGCCTCCAAGAGGCCGAGGGCCACTAAGGAGGGCGACGTCACCTCTCCTATGCCCGCAAAGGTGGTTGAGATTAAGGTTAAAGAGGGCGATAGAGTCCAGGAAGGTGACGTTGTTGCCATAGTAGAAGCCATGAAGATGCAGAACGAGGTTCACGCCCCCATAAGCGGCGTTGTTAAGGCCATTTACGTTAAACCGGGGGATAACGTGAACCCGGATGAAGCTTTAATGACAATAGAACCCGAATAG
- the accC gene encoding acetyl-CoA carboxylase biotin carboxylase subunit, which yields MFKKVLIANRGEVATRVIRACKELGIKTVAIYSEADVNSLHVKKADEAYLIHGDPVKAYLNYYKIVDIAKRAGAEAIHPGYGFLSERADFAEYARKKGIEFIGPSVEHLRIFGSKIESKKLMKELGVPVAEGSEKPINDLQEAKEIAKKIGYPVMIKAAHGGGGRGLRVARNEKELETQFQIAVKEAEAAFGKGEVFIEKYIENPRHIEIQIVADKHGNVVHLGERDCSLQRRHQKVLEIAPSPVLTRRQREKLGKICVEAARKIGYYGVGTWEFLMDKYGNFYFMEVNPRLQVEHTITEEVTGIDIVQEQIRIAAGMGLSFSQRNVQLRGFAMQFRINAEDPSKDFVPVPGTITAYYSPGGIGVRIDGVVYKGYTIPPYYDSMVAKLIVWGRNWDEVIRRSRRALGEFVIRGVPTTIPFFKKILNDPEFVKGQFDTSFIDKKIKEFTFIQETDPEVLALAISAAIAAHHGL from the coding sequence ATGTTTAAGAAGGTTCTGATAGCAAACCGCGGAGAGGTTGCTACAAGGGTCATAAGGGCCTGCAAGGAGCTGGGAATAAAAACCGTAGCCATTTACTCCGAAGCAGATGTCAACTCACTCCACGTTAAAAAGGCAGACGAGGCCTACCTAATCCACGGAGACCCTGTTAAAGCCTACCTCAACTACTACAAAATAGTAGATATAGCCAAAAGGGCAGGAGCAGAAGCTATACACCCGGGCTACGGCTTCTTATCCGAAAGGGCAGACTTTGCCGAGTACGCCCGCAAAAAAGGAATAGAGTTCATCGGCCCTTCGGTGGAACACCTGAGAATATTCGGCAGCAAAATTGAGTCTAAGAAGCTCATGAAAGAGCTGGGAGTTCCCGTTGCCGAAGGCAGTGAGAAACCGATAAACGACCTTCAAGAGGCCAAAGAGATAGCCAAGAAAATAGGTTACCCTGTGATGATAAAAGCGGCCCACGGCGGAGGCGGTAGGGGCCTTAGGGTGGCGAGAAACGAAAAAGAGCTTGAGACCCAGTTTCAGATAGCTGTTAAGGAGGCCGAGGCAGCTTTTGGAAAAGGCGAGGTTTTCATTGAGAAGTACATAGAGAATCCCAGACACATAGAGATTCAAATAGTGGCCGACAAGCACGGGAACGTTGTTCACCTGGGGGAGAGGGACTGCTCTCTCCAGAGAAGACACCAGAAAGTTCTCGAAATAGCTCCTTCCCCGGTTCTAACCAGAAGACAGAGGGAGAAGCTTGGAAAGATATGCGTAGAGGCGGCAAGGAAGATAGGCTACTACGGAGTAGGAACCTGGGAATTCCTCATGGATAAATACGGCAACTTTTACTTTATGGAAGTAAATCCCAGGCTTCAGGTTGAACACACAATAACCGAAGAGGTTACAGGAATAGACATCGTTCAGGAGCAGATAAGAATAGCCGCAGGAATGGGCCTCTCATTCTCCCAGAGAAACGTTCAGCTTCGCGGGTTCGCAATGCAGTTCAGGATAAACGCCGAAGACCCTTCCAAAGATTTCGTCCCGGTTCCCGGAACGATAACCGCCTACTACTCCCCGGGAGGAATAGGAGTAAGGATAGACGGCGTGGTTTACAAGGGCTACACAATTCCTCCCTACTACGATTCAATGGTGGCCAAGCTGATAGTTTGGGGAAGGAACTGGGACGAAGTAATCAGACGCTCAAGGAGGGCACTCGGAGAGTTCGTAATAAGAGGTGTGCCCACAACCATTCCCTTCTTTAAGAAGATACTGAACGACCCGGAGTTTGTTAAAGGGCAGTTCGATACCTCCTTTATCGATAAGAAAATCAAGGAGTTCACCTTTATTCAAGAAACCGACCCAGAGGTGCTGGCCCTTGCTATATCTGCAGCAATAGCAGCACACCACGGACTTTAA
- a CDS encoding phosphatidylglycerophosphatase A family protein, which translates to MRKFLMELIATALYTGKLPKMPGTWGSIFATLLVYFFWPQSLKLQLFIVAITFLLSVISSDYLSKELNSKDPDQVVIDEVLGIFITFLGVKAQHNPAAALAGLIIFRAVDIMKPPPITWFEKLPGGWGITADDAIAGVVSNLLLRIVGGFLHV; encoded by the coding sequence GTGCGGAAATTCCTAATGGAACTAATAGCTACGGCCCTCTACACCGGGAAGTTGCCCAAAATGCCTGGGACTTGGGGCTCTATATTTGCCACTTTGCTCGTTTACTTTTTCTGGCCCCAGAGTTTGAAACTGCAGCTCTTCATAGTTGCAATAACCTTCCTGCTGAGCGTTATCTCCTCCGACTACCTCTCCAAAGAGCTGAACTCTAAAGACCCCGACCAAGTGGTAATAGATGAAGTCCTCGGCATATTCATAACTTTCCTCGGTGTAAAGGCGCAACACAACCCAGCAGCTGCCCTGGCGGGCCTCATAATCTTCAGAGCTGTTGATATAATGAAACCTCCCCCCATCACCTGGTTTGAAAAACTCCCAGGCGGATGGGGAATAACGGCAGACGATGCAATAGCCGGCGTTGTCTCAAACTTGCTCCTGAGAATAGTTGGAGGTTTTCTCCATGTTTAA